Proteins encoded within one genomic window of Amycolatopsis sp. 2-15:
- a CDS encoding CaiB/BaiF CoA transferase family protein, translating to MTRPLEGVTVVAVEQAVAAPLATRNLADLGARVIKIERIDGGDFARGYDHVVHGTGAHFVWLNRGKESIALDLKVPEGRDIARRLVATADVFVQNLAPGAADRLGFGDLRAEHPELVVVNVSGFGAGGPMEQRKAYDMLIQAEAGLIAITGTPETPVKTGIPTADIASGMYCSQAVLAALLRRWRTGEGATIEVSMLEATVEWMGYALYTQMYAGTQPTRMGLSHASIAPYDAFPTRDGQMLIGVQNDSGWRTLVTSVLAAPELADDPRFTTNVDRVAHRAACDAAVAGHTARWTNAELDERLAAAGVPAAQLKEVGQVVDHPQLRARDRWRKVGTEFAEIDALLPPATFADVEARMGDVPALGQHTRALLAESGVDADDVIARGIAGPPRA from the coding sequence GTGACGCGCCCGCTGGAAGGGGTCACCGTCGTCGCTGTCGAGCAGGCGGTCGCCGCCCCGCTGGCCACCCGCAACCTCGCCGACCTCGGCGCCCGCGTGATCAAGATCGAGCGCATCGACGGCGGCGACTTCGCGCGCGGCTACGACCACGTCGTCCACGGCACCGGGGCGCATTTCGTGTGGCTCAACCGGGGCAAGGAGTCGATCGCGCTCGACCTGAAGGTGCCGGAGGGCCGAGACATCGCGCGCCGGCTCGTCGCCACCGCGGACGTGTTCGTGCAGAACCTCGCCCCCGGTGCCGCCGACCGCCTCGGGTTCGGTGATCTCCGTGCAGAGCATCCGGAACTGGTCGTGGTGAACGTGTCCGGGTTCGGCGCCGGCGGGCCGATGGAGCAGCGCAAGGCCTACGACATGCTCATCCAGGCCGAGGCCGGGCTCATCGCCATCACCGGCACGCCCGAGACGCCGGTGAAGACCGGTATCCCGACCGCCGACATCGCCTCGGGCATGTACTGCTCGCAGGCTGTGCTGGCCGCACTGCTGCGTCGCTGGCGCACCGGTGAGGGCGCCACGATCGAGGTCTCGATGCTCGAGGCCACCGTCGAGTGGATGGGCTACGCGCTCTACACCCAGATGTACGCCGGCACCCAGCCCACCCGCATGGGGCTGAGTCACGCCTCGATCGCCCCGTATGACGCCTTCCCGACCCGTGACGGCCAGATGCTCATCGGCGTCCAGAACGACAGCGGCTGGCGCACCCTGGTCACCTCGGTGCTGGCTGCCCCCGAACTCGCCGACGACCCGCGGTTCACGACCAACGTCGACCGCGTCGCCCACCGCGCCGCCTGCGACGCCGCGGTCGCCGGCCACACCGCCCGCTGGACCAACGCCGAGCTCGACGAACGCCTGGCCGCGGCCGGCGTTCCCGCCGCGCAGCTGAAGGAAGTCGGCCAGGTCGTCGACCACCCCCAGCTGCGCGCCCGCGACCGCTGGCGCAAGGTCGGCACCGAATTCGCCGAGATCGACGCCCTGCTGCCCCCTGCGACCTTCGCCGACGTCGAAGCGCGGATGGGCGACGTCCCCGCGTTGGGCCAGCACACGCGCGCCCTGCTCGCCGAGTCCGGGGTGGACGCCGACGACGTCATCGCCCGCGGAATCGCAGGCCCGCCCCGGGCGTGA
- a CDS encoding zinc-dependent alcohol dehydrogenase, with the protein MRAAVYHGRQDVRIEEVPLPRLRDGEVLVAVRRSGICGSDATEWAAGPKMVPLTRRHPGSGHLGPMIIGHEFVGEVVAGGEGFAAGDLVAAGAGVSCGQCDRCGEGRTNLCRRYYTLGLNAPGGLAEYVAAPAGMLRPIPAGVSLDHAGLAQPLAVGLHAARRAGVRPGDTVVVIGAGAIGSFVLAGLRHLYDSDVTVVDFAGDKLDRAARLGATRTVDAAGDVVDAVRELTGGRGADVVIEASGAPGQFENALRMVTDGGRVLAVGLPKQAPAVDLFGLVLREITVESTVAHVCGADLVPALEILSAGVLGAELLDSVIGLDELTDRGLARLAAGGVDGKVLIDPGRRS; encoded by the coding sequence ATGCGGGCGGCCGTCTACCACGGCCGCCAGGACGTCCGGATCGAAGAGGTGCCGCTGCCCCGCCTGCGCGACGGCGAGGTGCTGGTCGCCGTGCGGCGCAGCGGGATCTGCGGCTCGGACGCCACGGAGTGGGCGGCCGGGCCGAAGATGGTGCCGCTCACCCGGCGCCACCCCGGCAGCGGGCATCTCGGCCCGATGATCATCGGCCACGAGTTCGTCGGCGAGGTCGTGGCCGGCGGTGAGGGGTTCGCCGCTGGCGACCTGGTCGCCGCCGGTGCCGGTGTCTCGTGTGGACAGTGCGATCGCTGCGGCGAGGGCCGCACCAACCTGTGCCGCCGCTACTACACACTCGGGCTCAACGCCCCCGGCGGGCTGGCCGAGTACGTCGCCGCCCCCGCCGGCATGCTCCGCCCGATCCCGGCCGGGGTTTCCCTCGATCACGCCGGGCTGGCGCAGCCGCTGGCCGTCGGCCTGCACGCCGCGCGGCGGGCGGGGGTCCGGCCGGGTGACACGGTGGTGGTCATCGGGGCCGGCGCCATCGGGTCCTTCGTCCTGGCCGGGTTGCGGCACCTGTACGACTCCGACGTGACCGTGGTCGACTTCGCCGGCGACAAGCTGGACCGGGCCGCCCGGCTCGGCGCGACCCGGACCGTGGACGCGGCGGGCGACGTCGTCGACGCGGTGCGCGAGCTGACGGGTGGTCGTGGTGCCGACGTGGTCATCGAGGCCAGCGGCGCGCCGGGGCAGTTCGAGAACGCGCTGCGGATGGTCACCGACGGCGGGCGGGTCCTCGCCGTCGGGCTGCCCAAGCAGGCGCCCGCGGTCGACCTGTTCGGCCTGGTGCTGCGGGAGATCACCGTCGAGTCGACGGTGGCGCACGTGTGCGGCGCGGATCTGGTGCCCGCGTTGGAGATTCTCTCCGCCGGGGTGCTCGGTGCCGAGCTGCTCGACTCGGTGATCGGGCTCGACGAGCTCACCGACCGCGGCCTCGCGCGGCTGGCCGCCGGGGGCGTGGACGGGAAGGTCCTCATCGACCCGGGGAGGCGTTCGTGA
- a CDS encoding TIGR03619 family F420-dependent LLM class oxidoreductase, protein MKLGLRLPQRLGVDLRHDVVEAARTAEAAGYAGLWTYERLLFPEQPLEPYAPPNVPWPAASRQAADPLAVLAAAAVVTNTVRLGTSVLVAPLHLPIQLAKELATIDQLSGGRVIAGLSTGWSTDELQAAGTTRAGRGRILDETLDVFDAAWGPDPVTFRGARTVIENAAVLPKPVSKIPVMLGGGGDARAQQRIAQRADGWLPLLTTPGPAGAAELRTGWARIRELATGYGRDASRMEMVVVGNVTFTDRPAGPGRTAFVGTLDQILEDVHTAAEAGADELIVDLNLQDWFTSTRQMLETAVEIRERADVG, encoded by the coding sequence ATGAAGCTCGGACTCCGCCTGCCCCAACGGCTCGGCGTGGACCTGCGGCACGACGTGGTCGAAGCGGCCCGCACGGCGGAAGCGGCCGGCTATGCCGGCTTGTGGACCTACGAACGGCTGCTGTTCCCGGAGCAGCCCCTCGAACCGTACGCGCCGCCGAACGTGCCGTGGCCCGCCGCGTCGCGGCAGGCCGCCGACCCCCTGGCCGTGCTCGCCGCCGCCGCGGTGGTGACCAACACCGTGCGCCTCGGCACGTCCGTCCTGGTCGCCCCGCTGCACCTGCCCATCCAGCTGGCGAAGGAGCTGGCCACGATCGACCAGCTCAGCGGCGGCCGCGTGATCGCGGGCCTGAGCACCGGCTGGTCCACCGACGAGCTCCAGGCCGCCGGCACCACCCGCGCCGGCCGCGGCCGCATCCTCGACGAGACCCTCGACGTCTTCGACGCCGCGTGGGGTCCGGACCCGGTGACCTTCCGCGGCGCTCGCACGGTCATCGAGAACGCGGCCGTCCTGCCGAAGCCCGTGTCGAAGATCCCCGTCATGCTCGGCGGCGGTGGCGACGCCCGTGCCCAGCAGCGCATCGCCCAGCGCGCCGACGGCTGGCTGCCGCTGCTCACCACGCCCGGCCCGGCCGGCGCCGCCGAACTGCGCACCGGCTGGGCCCGCATCCGCGAACTGGCCACCGGCTACGGCCGCGACGCGAGCCGGATGGAGATGGTCGTGGTCGGCAACGTCACCTTCACCGACCGCCCGGCCGGTCCCGGCCGCACCGCGTTCGTCGGCACCCTCGACCAGATCCTGGAAGACGTCCACACGGCCGCCGAGGCGGGCGCGGACGAGCTCATCGTCGATCTGAACCTGCAGGACTGGTTCACCAGCACCCGCCAGATGCTCGAGACCGCCGTGGAGATCCGCGAGCGGGCCGACGTCGGATGA
- a CDS encoding phosphotransferase family protein codes for MTSTLDEQLHEFLSAQLGSVPKIVDLTRVGVGRSRENWVFDLVDPATGDREPLILRRDPEGGLVDTDRGTEFAVLRALEPSGLPAPQARWLDSEGQWLGKPSLIMRREPGDCDYRVVNGDRPLAERTRLARRFCELLAEVHSVDWRSTGLGAVFEDPGEQAALAELERWDTVLRQDQLEALPEVDLALAWLREHAPASARTVLVHADFKPGNILLQGDRVSALLDWELAHLGDPLEDLGWVVQPLRHREHLIEGAWEREDLVRHYRETTGLDVDETALEWWVVFSTFKTVVMQVSGLRAFLDGRSDEPYRPTGRVLRTLLTAIAERS; via the coding sequence ATGACCAGCACGCTCGACGAGCAGCTGCACGAGTTCCTCTCGGCGCAGCTCGGCTCCGTCCCGAAGATCGTCGACCTGACCCGCGTCGGCGTCGGCCGCTCACGGGAGAACTGGGTGTTCGACCTAGTCGATCCCGCCACCGGCGACCGCGAACCGTTGATCCTGCGGCGTGATCCCGAAGGCGGGCTGGTCGACACCGACCGCGGCACGGAGTTCGCCGTCCTGCGCGCGCTGGAACCGAGCGGACTTCCCGCGCCGCAGGCCCGGTGGCTGGACTCCGAAGGCCAGTGGCTCGGCAAACCGTCGCTGATCATGCGCCGCGAACCCGGCGACTGCGACTACCGCGTGGTCAACGGCGACCGCCCGCTGGCCGAACGCACCAGGCTGGCGCGGCGGTTCTGCGAACTGCTGGCCGAGGTCCACTCCGTCGATTGGCGCTCCACCGGCCTCGGTGCGGTGTTCGAAGATCCGGGGGAGCAGGCGGCGCTGGCCGAGCTGGAGCGCTGGGATACCGTGCTGCGCCAGGACCAGCTCGAAGCACTGCCCGAAGTGGACCTCGCCCTCGCGTGGCTGCGCGAGCACGCTCCCGCCTCGGCGCGAACCGTGCTGGTGCACGCGGATTTCAAGCCTGGCAACATCCTGCTGCAAGGCGACCGCGTTTCCGCACTGCTCGACTGGGAGCTCGCGCACCTCGGTGATCCGCTGGAAGACCTCGGCTGGGTCGTTCAGCCCCTGCGTCACCGCGAGCACCTCATCGAGGGCGCGTGGGAACGCGAAGACCTGGTCCGCCACTACCGCGAGACCACCGGCCTCGACGTCGACGAGACGGCACTGGAGTGGTGGGTGGTCTTCTCGACCTTCAAAACCGTGGTCATGCAGGTCAGTGGGCTCCGGGCGTTCCTCGACGGGCGCAGCGACGAACCGTACCGCCCGACCGGACGCGTGCTACGGACCCTGCTGACCGCGATCGCCGAAAGGAGCTGA
- a CDS encoding acyl-CoA dehydrogenase family protein, translating into MYSGNPDVPDDVFAAVLGQVNDFVRTRVMPREVEIMTTDAIPADLRAQAAEMGLFGYAIPQEWGGLGLDLVQDVEVAMALGYTSLSLRSMFGTNNGIAGQVLVGFGTEEQRARWLPGIASGEIVASFALTEPGAGSNPAGLRSTAKPDGEGWVIDGGKQFITNATEAGLFVVFARTRSASEAGTGIAVFLVPADAPGITVGPKDAKMGQEGSRTAEVTFTGVRVGPESLVGGDGEVGYKAAMTSLARGRIHMAGLAVGAAQRALDESVFYAATATQGGTAIGDFQLVQAMIADQQTGVLAGRALAREAARLYVTGEDRRIAPSAAKLFCTEMAGKTADLAVQIHGGSGYLREVPVERIYRDVRLMRLYEGTSEIQRLIVGGGLVRAEKRKQS; encoded by the coding sequence ATGTACTCAGGTAACCCCGACGTCCCTGATGACGTGTTCGCGGCCGTCCTCGGTCAGGTCAACGATTTCGTGCGCACCCGGGTGATGCCGCGTGAGGTCGAGATCATGACCACGGACGCCATTCCCGCCGACCTTCGAGCGCAAGCCGCTGAGATGGGGTTGTTCGGGTATGCGATCCCGCAGGAGTGGGGTGGTCTCGGCCTGGATCTCGTGCAGGACGTCGAGGTCGCGATGGCGCTGGGATACACGTCGTTGTCCCTGCGGTCGATGTTCGGCACGAACAACGGCATCGCCGGTCAGGTACTGGTCGGGTTCGGCACCGAGGAGCAGCGAGCGCGGTGGTTGCCGGGCATCGCCTCGGGCGAGATCGTCGCCTCGTTCGCGCTGACCGAACCCGGCGCCGGATCGAACCCGGCGGGCCTGCGCAGCACCGCGAAGCCGGACGGTGAGGGCTGGGTCATCGACGGTGGCAAGCAGTTCATCACCAACGCCACCGAGGCCGGCCTGTTCGTCGTATTCGCCCGCACGCGGTCGGCGTCGGAGGCGGGCACGGGTATCGCGGTGTTCCTCGTGCCGGCCGACGCGCCGGGGATCACGGTCGGCCCGAAGGACGCCAAGATGGGGCAGGAGGGCTCGCGCACCGCGGAGGTCACCTTCACGGGGGTCCGGGTCGGCCCCGAGTCGCTCGTCGGTGGGGACGGTGAGGTCGGGTACAAAGCCGCGATGACGTCGCTGGCCCGCGGCCGGATCCACATGGCCGGGCTGGCGGTCGGCGCCGCGCAGCGCGCGCTGGACGAGTCGGTCTTCTACGCCGCTACCGCGACCCAGGGTGGCACGGCGATCGGGGATTTCCAGCTGGTGCAGGCGATGATCGCCGACCAGCAGACGGGTGTGCTGGCCGGGCGGGCGCTGGCCCGCGAGGCGGCGCGGTTGTATGTGACGGGGGAGGACCGCCGGATCGCGCCGTCGGCGGCGAAGCTGTTCTGCACGGAGATGGCGGGTAAGACCGCCGATCTGGCGGTGCAGATCCACGGCGGCAGCGGCTATCTGCGGGAGGTTCCGGTGGAGCGGATCTACCGTGACGTGCGGTTGATGCGGCTCTATGAGGGCACCAGTGAAATCCAGCGGCTCATCGTCGGCGGCGGGCTCGTGCGGGCCGAGAAGCGGAAGCAGTCGTGA
- a CDS encoding cyclase family protein has product MTGNWGRWGTDDEAGALNLVTPDVTLRAAGLVRSGRTIGLAQPLGPATASPRHRPGPLRFMNRDAGDYALGARTPGGFRFAEDTVQFPTHSGTHVDSLSHAWTGEELYNGHSQASTRTTRGAQRCGAEKLPPVVTRGVLVDLVAATGGPLEPSAPVGVDELRRGIAEAGVTPEAGDAVLIRTGWLETQGRGGDYFADEPGITEEAARYLADRDVALVGADNYAVEHQSAAGGFPAHLLLLHQHGVPLLENLELAELGTALAAESRSTFLFVFAPIPLVGSTATPVTPVVVL; this is encoded by the coding sequence ATGACGGGCAACTGGGGCCGCTGGGGCACCGACGACGAGGCCGGCGCGCTGAACCTCGTCACCCCCGACGTCACCCTCCGCGCGGCCGGGCTCGTGCGGTCGGGCCGGACGATCGGCCTCGCCCAGCCGCTGGGCCCGGCCACCGCGTCGCCGCGCCACCGGCCGGGGCCGCTGCGGTTCATGAACCGCGACGCCGGTGACTACGCCCTGGGCGCGCGCACGCCGGGCGGGTTCCGGTTCGCCGAGGACACCGTGCAGTTCCCGACGCACAGCGGCACCCACGTCGACTCGCTGTCCCACGCCTGGACGGGTGAGGAGCTCTACAATGGACACTCGCAGGCCTCGACGCGCACCACACGCGGCGCCCAGCGGTGCGGCGCCGAAAAGCTGCCCCCGGTCGTGACGCGCGGGGTGCTCGTGGACCTGGTGGCTGCGACCGGCGGCCCGCTGGAGCCGAGTGCCCCCGTCGGGGTCGACGAGCTGCGCCGGGGCATCGCGGAAGCCGGTGTCACGCCCGAAGCCGGCGACGCCGTGCTGATCCGCACCGGATGGCTGGAAACCCAGGGCCGCGGCGGTGACTACTTCGCGGACGAGCCCGGCATCACCGAGGAAGCCGCGCGCTACCTCGCCGACCGAGACGTCGCGCTCGTCGGCGCCGACAACTACGCCGTGGAGCACCAGTCGGCAGCCGGCGGGTTCCCCGCGCACCTGCTGCTCCTGCACCAGCACGGCGTGCCGCTGCTGGAAAACCTGGAGCTGGCCGAGCTCGGCACCGCGCTGGCGGCCGAATCGCGGTCGACGTTCCTGTTCGTCTTCGCCCCGATCCCGCTCGTCGGCTCGACGGCCACCCCGGTCACACCGGTGGTCGTCCTGTGA
- a CDS encoding NAD(P)-dependent oxidoreductase — MKVAVLGLGAMGSQLLMRLADSGVDVVGWNRDPARARRAGIAPDRVAASAADAVTGADVVIAMLADGPALRAVLTGVVDALAEHTLVLDMGTSGPQLSREVAETLARQGIRFAEAPVSGSVGAARAGSLTIMFGGAAEDLATAEPVLRFLGGQTIHTGPIGTASTLKLCVNALLHTFNATLGEVLGTATRAGIDLRTAYDTIGESAIAAPFVRYKRDAFLSETDPPVAFAVDLVRKDLELFLDAVPDPARLSPTVRTAVDVVHRAQSAGLGQEDMATLARLYKGS; from the coding sequence GTGAAGGTCGCGGTGCTGGGCCTGGGTGCGATGGGCTCGCAGCTGCTCATGCGGCTGGCCGACAGCGGCGTCGACGTCGTCGGCTGGAACCGCGATCCCGCACGCGCGCGGCGAGCCGGGATCGCGCCGGACCGGGTCGCGGCCTCCGCGGCCGACGCCGTGACCGGGGCCGACGTGGTGATCGCCATGCTCGCCGACGGGCCGGCGTTGCGGGCCGTGCTGACCGGAGTCGTCGACGCGCTCGCCGAGCACACGCTGGTGCTCGACATGGGCACGTCCGGGCCGCAGCTGTCGCGTGAAGTGGCGGAAACCCTGGCCCGGCAGGGGATCCGGTTCGCCGAGGCCCCGGTGTCCGGGTCGGTCGGTGCCGCCCGCGCCGGGTCGTTGACGATCATGTTCGGCGGTGCGGCCGAGGACCTGGCCACGGCGGAACCGGTGCTGCGGTTCCTGGGCGGACAGACCATCCACACCGGACCGATCGGCACCGCGTCGACGTTGAAGCTGTGCGTCAACGCCCTGCTGCACACCTTCAACGCCACCCTCGGCGAGGTACTCGGCACCGCGACTCGCGCGGGCATCGACCTGCGCACGGCCTACGACACGATCGGCGAGTCCGCGATCGCCGCCCCGTTCGTGCGCTACAAGCGCGACGCTTTCCTGTCCGAGACCGACCCTCCGGTGGCCTTCGCGGTGGACCTGGTGCGCAAGGACCTCGAACTATTCCTCGACGCGGTTCCCGACCCGGCGCGCCTGAGCCCGACGGTGCGGACCGCCGTCGACGTCGTGCACCGGGCCCAGTCGGCCGGCCTCGGACAGGAGGACATGGCGACGCTCGCGCGGCTGTACAAGGGGAGCTGA
- a CDS encoding methyltransferase domain-containing protein — MPSYTHGHQESVLRSHRWRTAENSCAYLLPRLAPGQALLDIGSGPGTITADLAALVAPGRVTGLELTEAARRLGEAEAAQRGVHNVEFVVGDVHALDFPDDSFDVVHAHQVLQHVADPVQALREMRRVCRPGGLVAARDADYAAFTWHPADAALDRWLEVYRQAFRANGSEPDAGRRLLTWAHAAGFTGVTPSSATWCFATPDDRAYWGGMWADRVLNSDTTTQILRDGLAQPAELDEISTAWRRWVADPDGWFSVLHGEIVAVA; from the coding sequence GTGCCGTCCTACACCCATGGTCACCAGGAATCCGTGCTCCGCTCGCACCGCTGGCGGACCGCCGAGAACTCGTGCGCGTACCTCCTCCCGCGGCTCGCGCCCGGGCAGGCGCTGCTCGACATCGGCAGCGGGCCCGGGACGATCACGGCCGACCTCGCCGCGCTGGTGGCCCCGGGCCGGGTCACCGGCCTCGAGCTCACCGAGGCCGCCCGCCGGCTCGGCGAAGCGGAGGCCGCGCAACGCGGCGTGCACAACGTCGAGTTCGTGGTGGGCGACGTCCACGCACTCGACTTCCCCGACGACAGCTTCGACGTCGTCCACGCCCACCAGGTGCTGCAGCACGTTGCCGACCCGGTGCAGGCCCTGCGCGAAATGCGCCGCGTCTGCCGTCCGGGCGGCCTCGTCGCCGCGCGCGACGCCGACTACGCGGCCTTCACCTGGCACCCCGCGGACGCGGCGCTCGACCGCTGGCTCGAGGTCTACCGCCAGGCCTTCCGCGCCAACGGCAGCGAGCCCGACGCGGGCCGGCGACTGCTCACCTGGGCCCACGCCGCGGGCTTCACCGGTGTCACGCCTTCGTCGGCCACATGGTGCTTCGCCACCCCCGACGACCGCGCCTACTGGGGCGGCATGTGGGCCGACCGCGTGCTGAACTCCGACACCACCACCCAGATCCTGCGCGACGGCCTGGCGCAGCCGGCCGAGCTCGACGAGATCTCCACCGCGTGGCGCCGCTGGGTCGCCGACCCCGACGGCTGGTTTTCCGTGCTGCACGGCGAAATCGTGGCTGTCGCGTAA
- a CDS encoding class I adenylate-forming enzyme family protein, protein MTTTPAAETLPDLLRACAAAVPEREALVVGEVRLTYAQLAERMDDARRALQGIGVGEGDVVALLAPNDAAWVPVAFGAMAAGARVDAFNTWVKAYDIEYLLTSSKASVLVMVDRVRGNDLVAELRKLVPDLARPQDVFPELRHVVVLGDDVPDGALAWRDLPKPPATPGKPDPGEPAFVLYTSGSTKNPKAVPLCHRDLILNGFHIGERMGLSADDRVWFGSPLFWSFGCANALMATMTHRACFVLQEQFEPHAAAELMAAERVTAAYLLPAMVDALANGPAERVRAVKSLRTGLTIGRPEEVERAITQLGIGEMCNVYGSTETYGNCCVTDHRMPLETRLSTQGEPLTGVAIRVADQETGALLPAGEPGELQVRGRLTPGYLNDDMANADAFTGDGWFRTGDRGVVNADGTVSFVGRITDMIKTSGINVSPAEVESFLSGHPDVAEAVVLGAPHPSRDEVVVAFVVARGGKLTAQDVIAHCKERIAGYKVPWAVAIVEELPKTGTGKLVRRTLRDEAGKLVQDKLKAGTP, encoded by the coding sequence ATGACCACGACGCCTGCTGCCGAGACCCTGCCCGACCTGCTGCGCGCGTGTGCTGCGGCCGTGCCGGAGCGGGAGGCCCTCGTGGTCGGTGAGGTGCGGCTGACGTACGCGCAGCTGGCCGAGCGGATGGACGACGCGCGCAGGGCGTTGCAGGGGATCGGCGTCGGGGAAGGGGATGTCGTCGCGCTGCTGGCGCCGAACGACGCCGCGTGGGTGCCGGTGGCGTTCGGCGCGATGGCGGCCGGGGCTCGGGTCGACGCGTTCAACACGTGGGTCAAGGCCTACGACATCGAGTACCTGCTGACGAGCTCGAAGGCGTCGGTGCTCGTGATGGTGGACCGGGTGCGGGGCAACGACCTCGTCGCCGAGCTGCGGAAGCTGGTGCCGGACCTGGCGCGACCGCAAGACGTCTTTCCCGAGCTGAGGCACGTTGTCGTGCTCGGGGACGACGTGCCGGACGGGGCGCTGGCCTGGCGGGATCTGCCGAAGCCGCCGGCCACTCCGGGAAAGCCCGATCCCGGCGAACCCGCGTTCGTCCTCTACACATCGGGCTCGACGAAGAACCCCAAGGCCGTCCCGCTGTGCCACCGCGACCTGATCCTCAACGGCTTCCACATCGGCGAGCGCATGGGCCTGTCCGCCGACGACCGCGTGTGGTTCGGCTCCCCGCTGTTCTGGAGCTTCGGCTGCGCCAACGCGCTCATGGCCACGATGACGCACCGGGCGTGTTTCGTGCTGCAGGAGCAGTTCGAACCGCATGCGGCGGCCGAGCTGATGGCGGCGGAGCGCGTGACGGCCGCGTACCTGCTGCCCGCCATGGTCGACGCGCTCGCCAACGGGCCGGCGGAGCGCGTGCGGGCGGTGAAGTCGTTGCGCACCGGGCTGACCATCGGCCGGCCCGAGGAGGTCGAGCGCGCGATCACGCAGCTGGGCATCGGCGAGATGTGCAACGTCTACGGCTCGACCGAGACCTACGGCAACTGCTGCGTCACCGACCACCGGATGCCGCTCGAAACGCGCCTGAGCACGCAGGGCGAGCCGCTGACCGGCGTCGCGATCCGGGTGGCCGACCAGGAAACCGGCGCGCTGCTGCCGGCCGGTGAGCCGGGAGAGCTGCAGGTGCGCGGCCGCCTGACGCCGGGTTACCTCAACGACGACATGGCCAACGCGGACGCCTTCACCGGCGACGGCTGGTTCCGCACCGGCGACCGCGGCGTGGTCAATGCCGACGGCACCGTCTCGTTCGTCGGCCGGATCACCGACATGATCAAGACCTCCGGCATCAACGTCTCCCCGGCCGAGGTCGAGAGCTTCCTGTCCGGCCACCCGGACGTCGCCGAGGCCGTGGTGCTCGGCGCGCCGCACCCGAGCCGCGACGAGGTCGTGGTGGCGTTCGTCGTGGCGCGCGGCGGGAAGCTCACCGCGCAGGACGTGATCGCGCACTGCAAGGAGCGCATCGCGGGGTACAAGGTGCCGTGGGCGGTGGCGATCGTCGAGGAGTTGCCGAAGACCGGCACCGGCAAGCTCGTCCGCCGGACGTTGCGCGACGAGGCGGGGAAACTCGTGCAGGACAAGCTGAAAGCAGGCACGCCATGA
- a CDS encoding acetyl-CoA hydrolase/transferase family protein: MTADWLTGVLKPGDLVVVAQGTGEPTPLLEQLVHGAPPDVEVFVGLSHSTALTGPAARELPLVSFGALGPLGRLAANGTVSVIPCHFRDVPRALASRNPEQIVVALQVSSADETGHHSLGLSVDYTYDLLGRARAVVAEVNDRLPHTSAPRVHSSQLTATVPSSRPMPAITAGPTGPVHETIARHVAGLVPDGATIQLGVGTLPSAIGRALAAKRDLRVHSTLAGSWLFELARSGALSDEPGAVTICEAAGSPELYDWVVAGGVLVRPVSELSRPGAVTDHFVAMNSALQVDLTGQVNAEELGSGYVGGIGGQPDYLRAAQQSRDGCSVVMLPATTGDGTRSRIVRGLHAGAVTTPRSHVDVVVTEHGIADLRGKSLTERAEALIAIAAPGHRSSLRETP; this comes from the coding sequence GTGACCGCGGACTGGCTCACCGGCGTCCTGAAACCGGGCGACCTGGTGGTGGTCGCGCAGGGTACCGGCGAGCCGACGCCCCTGCTCGAACAGCTGGTGCACGGAGCTCCGCCCGACGTCGAGGTATTCGTCGGGCTCAGCCACAGCACCGCGCTCACCGGCCCGGCCGCCCGCGAACTGCCGCTGGTGTCGTTCGGCGCGCTGGGCCCGCTCGGCCGGCTCGCCGCGAACGGCACGGTTTCCGTGATCCCGTGCCACTTCCGCGACGTCCCGCGCGCGCTCGCGAGCCGCAACCCCGAGCAGATCGTGGTGGCACTGCAGGTGTCGAGCGCCGACGAGACCGGTCACCACAGCCTCGGCCTGTCCGTCGACTACACCTACGACCTGCTCGGCCGCGCCCGTGCCGTCGTCGCCGAAGTCAACGACCGCCTGCCGCACACGAGCGCCCCCCGCGTGCACTCGTCGCAGCTGACGGCGACCGTGCCCAGCTCGCGGCCGATGCCGGCGATCACGGCCGGCCCGACCGGGCCGGTGCACGAAACGATCGCTCGGCACGTCGCCGGCCTGGTACCCGACGGCGCGACGATCCAGCTCGGTGTCGGCACGCTGCCGTCGGCGATCGGCCGGGCGCTGGCGGCCAAACGCGACCTGCGCGTGCACTCGACGCTCGCCGGCTCCTGGCTGTTCGAGCTCGCCCGTTCCGGCGCGCTGAGCGACGAGCCGGGCGCCGTGACGATCTGCGAGGCCGCCGGCTCCCCGGAGCTCTACGACTGGGTGGTCGCCGGCGGGGTGCTCGTGCGTCCCGTCTCGGAGCTGTCCCGGCCGGGTGCGGTCACCGACCACTTCGTGGCGATGAACTCCGCGCTGCAGGTGGATCTCACGGGTCAGGTCAACGCGGAGGAGCTCGGCTCCGGGTACGTCGGCGGGATCGGCGGCCAGCCCGACTACCTGCGCGCGGCCCAGCAGTCGCGGGACGGCTGCTCGGTCGTGATGCTCCCCGCCACGACGGGCGACGGCACCCGGTCGCGCATCGTGCGCGGCTTGCACGCCGGTGCCGTCACCACGCCACGCTCCCATGTGGACGTCGTCGTCACCGAACACGGGATCGCCGACCTGCGCGGAAAAAGCCTCACCGAGCGAGCCGAAGCCCTCATCGCCATCGCGGCCCCCGGCCACCGTTCCTCTCTGCGGGAGACGCCATGA